A genomic segment from Candidatus Korarchaeum cryptofilum OPF8 encodes:
- a CDS encoding ABC transporter ATP-binding protein: MILEVNNITKRFGGLVAVDDVTFSVREREIFGIIGPNGAGKTTLFNVITGFYKPDKGRIIFQGNDITGKKPNEIAKMGLLRTWQIVRPFLGMKVIDNLLVPMYVKKGIIGGITEREAIERANEILEFVGLSHRRDFLAEALPQGERKRLEIARALASEPKLLMLDEPAGGLTPTEMDEVMDVVRKLRESGITVVVIEHNMRVVMGICERIMALNFGRKIAEGTPEEIGRNEEVIKAYLGERFHVGG, from the coding sequence ATGATTTTAGAGGTTAATAATATCACTAAGAGGTTCGGCGGACTTGTAGCTGTAGATGATGTCACCTTTAGCGTCAGGGAGAGGGAGATATTCGGGATAATAGGCCCTAATGGTGCAGGTAAGACTACGCTATTCAATGTGATAACTGGCTTCTATAAGCCGGATAAGGGCAGGATCATCTTCCAAGGCAACGATATAACCGGGAAAAAACCAAATGAAATAGCTAAAATGGGTCTTTTGAGGACTTGGCAGATCGTCAGACCCTTCTTAGGGATGAAGGTGATAGATAATTTGCTCGTCCCAATGTACGTGAAGAAGGGCATAATTGGAGGCATCACCGAACGTGAGGCAATTGAAAGGGCGAATGAGATCTTAGAATTCGTTGGATTATCCCACAGAAGAGATTTCCTTGCTGAAGCCTTGCCCCAAGGTGAGAGGAAGAGGCTTGAGATCGCTAGAGCCCTCGCATCGGAGCCGAAGTTGCTGATGTTAGATGAGCCCGCTGGAGGGCTCACTCCCACCGAGATGGATGAAGTGATGGATGTTGTGAGGAAGTTGAGGGAATCCGGCATAACCGTAGTGGTGATAGAGCACAACATGAGGGTCGTAATGGGTATATGTGAGAGGATAATGGCTCTGAATTTTGGAAGGAAGATCGCCGAAGGAACCCCTGAGGAAATAGGGAGGAATGAAGAAGTAATAAAGGCTTATTTGGGGGAGAGGTTCCATGTTGGAGGTTAA
- a CDS encoding branched-chain amino acid ABC transporter permease codes for MLGITRDLIIGDLKYYALAFILLLPLPLAGDYITHIAIMIMLYSITAASLDILVGYTGRLSLGHAAFYAIGAYTSTLLSMNLNVNPWIGIIIGGILASIFGLILGIPSLKLKGPYLAISTLGFGVIVQLMLINLDWLTNGPIGIPNIPPLPGGPIDLRIKSSFYYVALILTLLSIFFLHLLTKSRVGKILVAIREDEDAALSVGVNVSFFKIFAFIIATFFAGLSGGLYAHYIRYISPAMSALSESINILSMTIIGGFGTLVGPLMGAALLTILQEVLRPYLEYRYLIYGGLIVVVMKFFPSGIYGLLQSIIRKVRG; via the coding sequence ATGTTAGGGATAACTAGAGACCTCATAATTGGAGATCTCAAATATTACGCTTTAGCATTCATCTTGCTCCTTCCTTTGCCTCTAGCCGGAGATTACATTACCCACATAGCGATAATGATAATGCTTTACTCAATAACGGCGGCTAGCCTGGATATACTAGTGGGTTACACGGGAAGGCTCTCGCTGGGTCACGCGGCATTCTACGCCATAGGTGCTTATACATCAACACTGCTCAGCATGAACCTCAACGTAAATCCCTGGATAGGAATCATAATTGGTGGTATATTGGCCTCAATATTCGGATTGATACTTGGAATTCCTTCATTAAAGCTGAAGGGTCCTTATCTCGCTATTTCAACACTGGGCTTCGGCGTGATAGTTCAGCTGATGCTGATAAACCTCGATTGGCTGACAAATGGACCTATAGGAATACCAAACATTCCTCCGCTCCCCGGAGGACCTATAGACCTCAGAATCAAGTCCTCATTCTATTATGTCGCTCTTATATTGACTCTTCTCAGCATATTCTTCCTGCACTTACTGACTAAGTCCAGGGTGGGGAAGATATTAGTAGCGATAAGGGAAGATGAGGATGCAGCCCTCTCCGTCGGAGTTAACGTGTCATTCTTCAAGATATTTGCTTTCATCATAGCGACGTTCTTCGCAGGTCTCTCAGGTGGTCTATACGCTCATTATATAAGGTACATAAGTCCCGCGATGTCCGCACTCTCTGAATCAATAAACATACTTTCCATGACGATAATAGGCGGGTTCGGGACTTTAGTAGGTCCTTTGATGGGAGCAGCTCTTCTCACGATACTTCAGGAAGTCCTGAGGCCCTACTTAGAGTACAGGTACCTGATATATGGAGGCCTCATAGTGGTAGTGATGAAGTTCTTCCCATCAGGGATCTACGGGCTCCTCCAATCAATAATCAGGAAGGTGAGAGGATGA